The sequence AGAACTAAATCTACTTGGTCAAACCAATTACTCAATTGTCTATGCTTATAGTATCATTAATAAAAAGAACAAAATCCAAAATGTATGTGATCATGAACCATCTTCTAGGCAGAAAATTGCTCATTGTCGTCTTATAGTTGCCACCAAATAACATGTCTTTTATAGAATAGAATTTTTCAGTTTACCAGTTAACTTAAACTAAGCAAATTGATTTGTTTAAAAAAACAACTATCCAGAATATAACAATCTTCAGACGAGTTTTATGTTCAGGAATAATAGAAGATTTTGGCATCATCTAGATAAATATTATAGTCGGAAGTAGTGGATGAAAAGTTATACATGCAATACATTTTTACAAAAGAAGGCAAAtgtatgacaatcatgcatgttaTAATGACAGTTAAACATGTAACAAGACTAAGCAAGATGACATTACATTTCCGTCTTGATCCCTTAATTCAGGACATCCAAATATTAATAAATAGATACCATAAGTATGTTAGCAGTAAAAACATCAACAAAGATATGATGATTCTATATAATCATACCCAGATAATATGTTAAGTCCAATTACTAGGACATTTCAAACCTTTAGATAAGCTCCTCTTCTACAAATCAGTAAATATTTCTTTTAAGGGCTGGAAAACTACTTTGAATCATGGATGAACAAAGGTTTTGATTTTTTGGCGACTGCTCTACATAAGAGTATGTTCCTCCAAAACAATCAATAAAATACAGCTATAAATTAAATTCTAGCAAACATTACAAATCCTAAATGTGCTAAATTACAGGTCATGTAGAACAGTACACCATGATGATCCTTCAAGGCAGTAACTGCAACAAATTTTGAGTTTTTTAATCAGTCATTTCTTACATAGAGATGACAATTTCAATCCATAATTTTCAGATAGCAGCCAAGCAATAATGAATCAGAATCACATGGTCCATTGCATATGCCATGCACCCGGTTCATAACAATTTTATAATACCCTCACTGATCTATTGTTATCCAGAACTAGTTTCGACGGTGATCATGAGTCAGTATCTGTAAACAACTGAGTAATTTTGCTTCCAGTACATCTGATGTTGCAACCTATAATAAAAGGGCAAACCAACTCAAAACGCTTGCTATCTTACAAGGAACAATTTGCAAattcaaaattataatttaaattatccgCAAGCAAGATCCAAATTGACATCAGGGCTCCCATATTCTTGAAAGCACAAAAGCAATCGACCAAAAAAGATCTTTTACCACGAAATCACGATAGACAATTTTAATCTAAAGAGGAATAACACGCAATaattaaggaaaaaaaagaacCAAAGATCCCAAGCAGAGGTAGGCAAGCACCTCAACCACGCCGATCTGATAACCACGAAGCTCTGCCGTAGGATCCAAATCCCAGCACGAGTCCGGGCGACCCATGATCGAGTCTCCGGCAGAGGGCCTGGGGCAGACCGGCGAGCCAGCCGATGCGGCAACAAGGGCGATCAGGAAGACGAGCGCCACGCCCCGAAGGTTCCAATCCATGTTCCGATTCCACGAAGTGGAGGTAGCGCGCGAGAGAGAGGAAAAAGAGCGAAGCACGGAGGAAACCCTAAGTAGAGGGCGCCAAGGGAAGATAAGGAGAGATGAGGCGGGTGCAGGATAGCACGGTTCCGGTGGTACCCGTGCACTTCAGCTCCGCCAAGCTCTTCTTGTCCGCGATGAGGCCGACGGAGAGATctataaagatttctttttcgcctctctctctctctttctctctacgcCTTTGTGAGAGAGGCGCGGCGTTTACAACGGAGGAAGAGGGGAAGTTGGGGGTGTGGTGTCGGGTGAGGCGTGATCGGGACCGTGGGTTGTCGATCGGACGGTGTTAGTAGAGAAAGAAGGCGAATCAGGGGCCAGCGGAGATGAGGTGGAGGTTCCGTTCAGCACGGGCGTGCGGACAGAGACAGGCAACACCATAGTTCCAGCACACGACGATCGGGTACTGTGCCACTGCAAAGAGCTGACGTCATCGTATCATCGGATGGGGGCCAACAAAATATATAGGAAGCCAGTTGCCTGATTCATACATGACAGGAACGACCTCGCCGGCCGCCCACCCAACGCTGGGTTGACTTCGGTCCACGCTTGGCGTTTGAAGAGTAGGGagagaggagggagagagagagagagagaggaaggaaaaaagaaagaacaaagagAATAATTCTTGGCATGAACAAAAAGGCAATTAATTATACCATTGTTTTTTATTTGggaataaataaaaaaggaaatagtcaagaatttattgaaaataatatgGGAGATTAATATGATGGACCCTTTAATGAGTCAAAAGTACTACTCTCTTATTCTTCAACCAGATTGCCTTTAGATGAGATAGCCTCCACTCCTGCTTTTTTTTCTATGTATTGAAAATATTGAATTTATTTACAAGAATAATTGATGAAGGAGCTGATTACCAGTTTGACAACCTTACAGGAATAGAATCAAGTAAATATCATTCAGAGATTGGAGAGTGCCTCAGGCAAATTAGATGTAAAGCCAAAAGCTTTCTATCTTCAATTTGAAACTTATCTGCAGTTGGTGATGTTCCATGTACAAGACAACAAACCCCACTTAGAACAAGGCAGATTTAGAGGAATATTGATCCAAGTAGGTGCCTTGCCATTATTAAACATCAAACTCACTTGTCAAGAAACTCATATTCATCAGTTAGTATTAACACACAGACAACAAcatccttctttttatttttgcacTAGTTTTTTTTTCGGTCTCTACCCACCTTGTTTTGTCAAAGCTTTTTTAGGCTGGATTTCTGATCCAATTCAGTTTCAGCTGTGTCCTTAGACACATTCTACATTCCACATTGAATAAGTACTCATACAACATAGGCTTCCAAATGCATATTATTCTTCTAAGACATAAAAAAAGTTGCTGGTCCACAGTTCAGTTCAGAGGTTGTTGCACTTCCAGATCATGTCTTCAATTGTCATGAATCGAGTTCTTTTCTATTGTCTCATTCATGTCCTTGACTAATCTCTCCAAGTTAGTATATGAAGACCCCCCTTGTGCAGTGGCTTGCTCTGTCAACTTCTTCCACTTCATAACATTCTTCCTTATCTGCTGCCCTCTCTCCCCTTCCATTAATTCCACAACGAGGTCCTTAATATGTTCTCTCTTCACTTGTTGGTCGATTTCCATTCCTATTCGCCATTCCTTACAAGCATATCGGCAATTCGTATACTGGTCAGCAAATCCAGGCCAGCAAATTATTGGCACTCCACCACAGAGACTCTCCAACATCGAGTTCCAACCACCGTGCGTAAGAAAGCCACCTATTGAAGGATGAGAAAGCACTTCACTTTGATGGCACCAACCGGCAAAGAAGCTCCTCCCTTTAGTTTCTTCAATGAATTCTTCAGGCAATGCAGCATCGCTACTACCTTTGAGAAGATTGGGCCTAATGATCCACATGAAGGGATGGTTGCTGTCAGCAAGTCCCCATGCAAACTCTGTTAATTGTTCGCTTGTCAAGGTTGTGAGGCTTCCAAAGCTGACATAGATAACTGAAGCATCCTTTTGAGCGTTCAGCCATTCCTTCCATCCATGATCTTCTTCCCAAAGGCTTAACCGCAGTGAGTTTTCGGGATTTCCTTTGATCTGGTTCAGTAGCCCAAGAACAGGCCCCACTGTGTATATCCGATGAAAGGAACTTTTAAGAACATCCAGGACCTGGCTTTCCATGTGATCAAATGTGTTGAGTATCAAACCAGAAGCTTTCAATGCGCAGTCAACTCCTTCCATCTCATTCTTGAGGAAGTAGTCATCGAGATCTGTTGTTCTGATGAAACTGGAAAGGTCCCTCAGACGCATCTCTCTCATGCCAGGAATCCAATCTATGGTGGTGTCCAGGTATCCATTCGTGATGCAGTTGTGATCTGTAAAATGCAGGAACACCAATTATGACAATGAATTGTATGGGATGATTTTGGTGGTTTATTGATTCCAAACATCTCTACTTGTTTGCTACCTGTAAAATGAGTTATCAAATGGATACTTGAAATGTGAAAACATGAAATTGcagccaaaaaaaaaagttcttcaCAATACATACAAGTATGCTTCTTTCCCCCTAGAACAACATAACTATGGATTCATGTATTACGGGTTACACAAAAAGCAAAGGAAAGCTCTCAatgttgatctcatagctgcatGCCCATCAGAACACATAAAGATTAGACAACTCAGTCGAATGATGCATAGGTCTGAACATTAACTCAACTCAGTCGGAAACGGAAACATTTTCTCCCTGGTGATGTTCAGTCAAATTATCTTATTGATTATTTAATATATGCTCAATACCTAGAGATGTGAGTCAACTATTTTATTAGTCAATTACAATATATCAAGCAAATAAAGATTACTTTCATAGGTCAACATTTTTAACAGTACATCCATGGAGCACCCCAGCCAACTTGCTATGTGGAGAGGTGCTAATCATTTTCTTATGTCGTTCCACAAAAACTATCAAACTTGATTTAGGAAAACATAACCCATATCAGGCTAAGAAGAAATGAACAGTATATCTGATTTTGTAGAAACAAGAAGTGGTCATTGTACCGAGCAGCTAAAATCTCATTCACTGGATTTGTTGGACATATAAACCAATGCAAAACCAGGGCAGATTCCTGTAAAGCCTTTTTTGCCATCTAGTCTAATTTAAGACCTTTTCTTGTATGGAAAAAGGTATGAAAGGGATCAAAAAAGGACTTTTGAGTAAGAGAAAAAATAGATCCTTTGGGGGGAAGAAGAAGTCCAAAATGCTACCAAGATGTGTCCTAAATATAAAAATTGTACCTTTAAGTGGTGTGTATCCTCTCTGAATGAGCTCCTGAAGTTGAAGGGAACCGAGGAGACTGCAAGCACTCGTAGTCCAGAACACCAGATGAGGAACGCCCAGCCTCTCCGCGTCCACCGCGAAGGTCATCAGGAAGTTAGATATGACGCAAGTGATAGGGGGAGCATCCATGGAACTGCTGAGTTTCTGCAGGAGCTCTCCGATGGGGGCAGCGCCAGTTTCTCTCACCGACGACTCCAACTCTTTGACGTCAAAGGAGTCGGAGGCAGATGATGCGTGGCCAACCGGAATGGCTTCGAATCGGAAGGACTCGGAGGCGAGCAGCGCATGGCGTCCTCCATTCTCGAGCGGCCGGTGGTGGGCGAACTCTGTGTTGATGAAGGTGACGCGGAAGCCCTGGGAGTGCAGCAGCTTGGCCAAGTCCAGCATTGGGTTCACTTGGCCTGCCGCAGGGTAGGAAAGGATCGCTGCATGGGGCCTGGAGATCGCTGCACTTGACATTTTGGAATGGTAATGCCTCCTACTCCTCGACACTTGATGCATAGTTCAAGGGGATGCAGAAGAATTGGACATAAACAATGACCATCTCATGTTCTTCTGTACTCGTTAGAAAGTCCAATGGTTACAAGAAGACGTGAAAGATCAGTTATCATCTGCATCTTACCAAAGGTGTCATTTAAATATGACATGATTAGAGATCAAACCAGCCAATTAGCTCATAAAATACtcaaaaacacatatcaaatggaCCATTAAATatcatgagaaaaaaatattggaTAGTTCACATGGGCCATGCAAATAGAGAAAAGACAATAGAAAGATATTACTGTTTAACTAAGTGATATATGCAGTGTTCTGATCCACCTTAAGATCTAGCAATGGGAGTGGACCAGTTTATTCTGGTTTCTATTAGTTCCTTTAGGGATAAGGAGAGTTACCTGTGTTGATCCGGTTCTTTGAAGATTAACATGAGATTCTTGAATCTGCTTTCAGTTCATAGGGGCAGTCACCTCTGCTTCATGCTTTGTTTGCTTTCAGAAGTAGGAGGCCTTTCTGAATTGAGATTTCCTTGGGCAGAAGATAAATCCATATATCCATTGAAACTTCGTAAACTTATGCAGGAGTGAAGAGATGAATGCTATAACCAGAGTATGTTTTCCATTTTTCTTCCATGCAAGTTATCCTGTTCATATTCAAACAACAGTAATAAAAGGCCACAATTTGGATTCTGATGCCACATGATAAAACACTGGTGGCAGATATAACTCAGATAAAAAGTCATTTGTTTGATTGAGAAAAAACATACATAACTGATGGGCCTTTtttaaaagaaagaatcacaattttgatcatcaaaataattacATCTTATTGTCTCTATTATTAAGTACTAAAAAAAAATACTCCAACCATTTGGCGCGATCTTCAGCAATGATCTTGCGACACCATCTGTAACATCTCCTTCCACATCACTGGAAATTACTTAGTCACTTCCTTTTCTAGGATCCCAGTAGTACTTTGCTTGCACTCACCTTGTTTCCAACTATTTCAAATGACCTTCTAGGATAATCTACAGATACATTTTCCAGCTATGCATCATAACTGATGTAAATGGCATCAACGGTGTTGCAAATGGAGCATTTTCTGTAGCTGGTTGTGTTATCACTGTACTGTCATCAATATAATTATTTTGACGATACTGATTTCCCACAAAAATGTATCCTTGGAGCTTCAACTGTTCAAATATAGATGTATTAGCTCAGACTTGATCATTAAAAATGGAATTTATAGAAACAGAAAAATAAATTCCTTCACTATTATTGAAGCTTCCAACTAAATGATACAAAAACAATGGAGTGCAGTAGGCTTCATCTCTTAAACTCAAGAGGACAAAGTGTCAAAGTTCAATTAGATATTCCTGCGTTAACCAAACTTCAATTAGATTTAACTTTTCCTGTAGTTGCTCCCTTGCTGGAGATACTTATGCAGAAAATAATATAACTCATAAAGCAATTGAAGAGCTATCTTTAGAAGAAGCAACAGAATGCAGACGAGGAAAACATCTTAGCACAAACTTCTAACACTCTCTTATAAATCCTTTGCTCTCTAAATAGCTTACATAACATGTTCTGGTAAGACTTCTGTTGATCAGTGCCTTACAAATAAATCATAACAATACATGAGTTGAAATTTAGTTAGATATCCTCAAAAAGGTATGGTGACAATTAAATTCTCAAATATAGTGTCATAGCCATTTACCCTCTATCTTGATTAATTATATCACTCTTTAGTTGCAGCAGATTTGTTTGTCATTAAGAAGCATAATACAAAATAGTGAAAAGGCAAAGCAAATTTGTATGCATTGCCCAGATCAAACAAACTGAATACATGTGAAACAGTGGCATCTAAATTAGAACAATTGGTCAACTACAGCAATAGATTTTTCTTTCATCTGAATGACAAATTGTTGGCTAGAGACTAGGTCTCGAGATGCAATTCTTATATCAGTGAATATAAAATCATCTCATGGCAAGGTGTGACCTCAACATAATTGATGATCATCTCAAGATGGATGCTCAGGAATAAATGCACATCTATTGTCTATAATGAAATTATTAGATGCTATATTAAAGGCAACACCAATTACCAAATTTAGGCTCAAAGAGAATTGGATTCAGCACCTCACTGTGGATTTCCTATGCTTCAGATTGCAGGACTTATTCACCACTCTGACTAGTGGACCTGAATTAACTGAACCAATGACCAAATATCTTCTTTTGAACCATGTGTGTAAAATCCAATGCCTTGACTAAAATACTCATTAATTCCCACATTAAGTCTTCAAGTTTTCTGTTCTTGCAACTTTTATACGGGCTACAAGGCTCTCGCCAGCACTGCCCAAGCTGTTCCTCCCAACTAATTTTGTGCCAAAGCTACGATACAACATGCTCAGTCTATTGTCATCATCAGCGATTTCAGCCAAGTCCATAACAATTTTCTTTGGAATCAAGCAATAAAGGAAAAGAGAAGCAGAACCCGAATTCTTGTCACCAATTCCAACTTGCACCAATGAAGTAGAGTCAGACCCTGAAGAATATGGATCATAAAGAACTGAAAAACTACCAAAAGAGAAGTCTGGAGTTTGAAAGAGGTAATCCAAATTCAAAGGATCCTCCATAACATCTACTTTATCCATTACTGGAATTGTGGACCTCCTTCTGGCGACCCTTGCAATGTTAGCTGCTTCCCTGAAACCACTGAGCAAAGCTCCATGCATAGTCGCCGGGTACCTCCTGTTTGTTGCCTCGCCAGCAAAGAAGACCCTCCCATCTCCCACGCTCTCAGCTAAAATGTCATAGTCATCACCAGAAGACCCAACAGCAACATAAGAATATGACCCATAAGTAAATTTATCTGACCCCCATCGAGTGCAAATCACTTGAAGGGGCTCTGGGACCTCAATTCCCTTAGGAGCAAAGATACCCCTAAGAACTCCAAGCACCCTTTCAACATGCTTTATTGGAGATGTATTCTCAAATTTAATGGCAGCCTCCCCAGCAACAAGAGCAACAAGAAGGGGTCCTCCAGAAACTGAGGAATAACTATAGAACAGAAAAAATTCACCACGATCGCTTGGATCCTCTGTCAAGTGCCCAAAAGTGTCAATCCCACCACCCCAAAAATCATGGGGAAACAGCATGAGAACCTTGTTAAGCAATCCAAAACCCAATCTTTTGATCGCCTCCTGCTTCTGCTGAGGTAGTTCAGGCACAAACTCAATACAGCCTTTCTTGAGCACACCGAGTGACACAGTGCACAGTGCCATGTCGCCGCGAAAGACCTGCCCATTTGCATACACCATCACTCCATCACATCCATACTGAATTCGGGTGACTGTCCTTCCATAGAAGATGGGAATGTTCTCCGCAAGAGCCCGAATGAAGTGTCCATTGCCGCCAGGAATGAAACAGTGGTCGCCACCCATCTCATAGGGGTCATCCTGGTCCCAGTAGACCATGGAGAGGTCCGAGAGAGGGGCAGCATTGGCATACTCGAGGTTGGCAAGGTGCCAATTGAGCAACATCCTTTCCTCCGAGGAGTTGGCGAAGCCATAAGCTCTGCGGAAGGCCTCGAGGGCAGTCCCGAGAGAGACATCCACTGAGCTGAGCTCATCAATGACGGCCTGGCGGAGCTTGCACACCTTATCGAGAAGCTGGTTGAAGGCTGACTCAAGATGCGAATCGATGACAGTGTCCACCGGCCGGCCGTCCGGGAGATACAGAGGGCACAAATCTCGAATCTTGTGGAGCGGGAAGCCAAGCTGGCGAGCCAGGACTCCGAAAGGGTTGCCATTGATACCGGTGAGCACGCTGCCGCCCAGGTCAGCAGCAGCGACCACCCCTGGAGTGGTGGAAGAGGCGCAACATTCCATCTTTTTGGTGAAGACGCGGCCACCAGGGCGGCCGCGGCCCTCGAGAATGGCGACCTTGAAGCCAAGAGAGAGCAGGTGGCGGGCAGCGGCCAGACCAGCGACGCCGGCACCGACGACAAGCACGGTGGGGGCTGGGAGGGACGGCGGGCGGCGACGAGGTGCGGCGATCACGGCGGACGCGAGGCCGAAGTTGATGAAGCCATGGTCAAGAAGGAAGGCATAGGCGGTGGAGACGAGGGCGCGGTGCTCGGACCGGATAGACTCCATGGCGTGGGCCTCGGTGACCCACACCGAGGGGTTGGATCGCCACCGAGCGAGGATGTGGTTGCGGACGACGATGTAGTTGGATTGGGCGACGCCGCCCATGACGGGGACCACGTTGGCCTCGATCTCCTCCTCGGTGAGCGAGTCGATAGGGAACCCTACAGCCATGGCGATGAGGGCCTCGACGTCGAGCTCGCGGGCGAGGCGGAGTGAGGACGAAGGGGGGCGACCGCGGCCACGGCGCCGGGGTCCCGCGTCATTGATCTGCATCTGGATCAGCTCGTCGAGGAGCTTCTCGTTATAGACGACGGACGCGGAGCGGGCGGACGACGGGCGGAGGACGCGGAGGCAGGCGGTGGGTACCATCCCGGGGAACTGCTTCTTGCGGCGGCGGCGCTTGCGGCCCGCAGCGGGGGGAGGGGGGTcgccaccgccaccaccgccATCGGGCAAGGGAGCTATGGTTTCGGAGTCGTCGACGGGAGGGGTCGTTTCGGCAACCTCAGCCGGGGGAGGGAAAGGGGTATTACGGGAAGACGCCATGGCAGGGGTATTCCGGGAATCTGGTTCTTccatagctctctctctctctctctctctctctcgcggcgGCGAGAGAGGGCGTGGAAGTGGGTAGAGTCTTTGGTTCGACGTCTGCAAAACTTAGGCTTTGATCTCGTGTTGTTTTGGACAGAACCCCCTCACTACAATTATCACGAGAACACCTTCTCTTCCTCGTCTACCCGTCTCCCTTTGTGCATTCGGCTTCTCAGTGGAGCCCAAACATGACCCAGCTGTGGAGCCACTCTTGCTCCAATCACAAGACAGGTGCCCAACCGAGTTAGAAACACAATGGTAAGAAGTGTATTATTCATAACGAGTTAATTGCTCATACTCGGGCTTACGCCGATGTACACTTCTTGGGTGGATCGATCCATTATTTTTTCATGGCCGGGGCCCACTGAAACTTCTTTTATTATACGAGAATGCCATGTATTTCTCAGATTTATTAGTaacaaataattattatttattaaataataatggAGTGTCATAAGAGGTGTCTACGAGAGAGTAGGAGACAGGGAGGACAGTGAGACATCAAGTTGGAGATGCGAGAAGAGATCATGCAGCTGTCATCCGATGTCCAAGCCTCCAATATAGCAAGGAAGCTCTCTGCACCTTCTGGATCACCATTCTGCTCTAGTTCTCTTTAGCTCCTCCTTTCTTCTGCTCTTCTTCTCTCCCTGCATGCCTCTAAGGATCGTGGAAGGAGGAGAGCTCACCAAAGAAGACGAAGAGAGGACCAGAATAGAAGAACTCCAATGTTAACATAGTTGGCCTTCCATATTTGGTGAATTGAGGCTCTCAACGCTTCCTCGCTTTCTCTGTGGAGAGCGAACAAAAGAAGAGTTGGTATATGGCTTCCtcctccgcatcttcttcttcttctccttcaacCTATAGTCCACGGAACAGATCAACGAATTATAGTGCTACCATTACCTCGTTGCACCAATGGTTGCAGGCTCACAAGCTCCTCAGCAACCCTCCACAGCTGAAGCAAACACTGATGACCAAGAAGCTTGAAGGTGGCAATTTGCAGCTTCCATCACAACTTCTGCTCATCAACATTGTCGATTGATCTCAAAGAACCACAGAACATGAGTGTGCAAGAGTTTTACATGATTACATTGGTAAACCATGGTGGTTGTTCTACTAGGACACAAAACATTTCTGAGCTAAGACGCAGTGCTGTCAAGTGATCATTTGTTCTTTTTCGTTTCGGACTTCATTTCCTCGGTTAGTCTCTCCAAGTTGGCAAGTGATGTCTCACATATTCTTGTAACTCACATTGTCATCTCCTTCAACTCGAACAGTAATCCTCCTCATCTGTTGCTTAACATCATCTTCCATTAGTTCCCTAGCATAAACCGCTGGGCAATTAGCACGTTTGTTACCCTCCCTAAACAGATGGGAGAGATTAATCAAGATAAACTTAGATATTAATCGTAATATTTCATTCACAAGATTAAAGATTAATAGTATGCTAAGGTAGCTCAATCGTTCTG comes from Musa acuminata AAA Group cultivar baxijiao chromosome BXJ3-3, Cavendish_Baxijiao_AAA, whole genome shotgun sequence and encodes:
- the LOC135633858 gene encoding (R)-mandelonitrile beta-glucosyltransferase-like, which translates into the protein MSSAAISRPHAAILSYPAAGQVNPMLDLAKLLHSQGFRVTFINTEFAHHRPLENGGRHALLASESFRFEAIPVGHASSASDSFDVKELESSVRETGAAPIGELLQKLSSSMDAPPITCVISNFLMTFAVDAERLGVPHLVFWTTSACSLLGSLQLQELIQRGYTPLKDHNCITNGYLDTTIDWIPGMREMRLRDLSSFIRTTDLDDYFLKNEMEGVDCALKASGLILNTFDHMESQVLDVLKSSFHRIYTVGPVLGLLNQIKGNPENSLRLSLWEEDHGWKEWLNAQKDASVIYVSFGSLTTLTSEQLTEFAWGLADSNHPFMWIIRPNLLKGSSDAALPEEFIEETKGRSFFAGWCHQSEVLSHPSIGGFLTHGGWNSMLESLCGGVPIICWPGFADQYTNCRYACKEWRIGMEIDQQVKREHIKDLVVELMEGERGQQIRKNVMKWKKLTEQATAQGGSSYTNLERLVKDMNETIEKNSIHDN
- the LOC103977499 gene encoding lysine-specific histone demethylase 1 homolog 1-like; the protein is MEEPDSRNTPAMASSRNTPFPPPAEVAETTPPVDDSETIAPLPDGGGGGGDPPPPAAGRKRRRRKKQFPGMVPTACLRVLRPSSARSASVVYNEKLLDELIQMQINDAGPRRRGRGRPPSSSLRLARELDVEALIAMAVGFPIDSLTEEEIEANVVPVMGGVAQSNYIVVRNHILARWRSNPSVWVTEAHAMESIRSEHRALVSTAYAFLLDHGFINFGLASAVIAAPRRRPPSLPAPTVLVVGAGVAGLAAARHLLSLGFKVAILEGRGRPGGRVFTKKMECCASSTTPGVVAAADLGGSVLTGINGNPFGVLARQLGFPLHKIRDLCPLYLPDGRPVDTVIDSHLESAFNQLLDKVCKLRQAVIDELSSVDVSLGTALEAFRRAYGFANSSEERMLLNWHLANLEYANAAPLSDLSMVYWDQDDPYEMGGDHCFIPGGNGHFIRALAENIPIFYGRTVTRIQYGCDGVMVYANGQVFRGDMALCTVSLGVLKKGCIEFVPELPQQKQEAIKRLGFGLLNKVLMLFPHDFWGGGIDTFGHLTEDPSDRGEFFLFYSYSSVSGGPLLVALVAGEAAIKFENTSPIKHVERVLGVLRGIFAPKGIEVPEPLQVICTRWGSDKFTYGSYSYVAVGSSGDDYDILAESVGDGRVFFAGEATNRRYPATMHGALLSGFREAANIARVARRRSTIPVMDKVDVMEDPLNLDYLFQTPDFSFGSFSVLYDPYSSGSDSTSLVQVGIGDKNSGSASLFLYCLIPKKIVMDLAEIADDDNRLSMLYRSFGTKLVGRNSLGSAGESLVARIKVARTENLKT